A window from Solanum stenotomum isolate F172 chromosome 7, ASM1918654v1, whole genome shotgun sequence encodes these proteins:
- the LOC125871079 gene encoding RING-H2 finger protein ATL2-like, whose amino-acid sequence MDDDEYSSSTTALVSCCDDNTPHYAFSGKLMLTSVLLFFFVCFLIVFFHLYANRFLLRRARHHHDRRRRYRHQIPASPIAASSSSRGLDPSLLKSLPVFVYDAEFYNPPIECPVCLAEFENGETGRVLPKCNHCFHCECIDMWFQSHCNCPICRAPITPLVKPIKVTESELDGEDEVVIMVDESVIEEVQNCESSQFDDGRKSIGMIVIAAS is encoded by the coding sequence atGGACGACGATGAGTACTCGTCATCTACTACTGCTCTTGTATCTTGTTGCGATGATAATACTCCGCACTACGCATTCAGCGGTAAGCTCATGCTTACCTCtgttctccttttctttttcgtCTGTTTTCTCATTGTCTTCTTCCACCTTTACGCTAACCGATTCCTCCTCCGCCGTGCCCGCCACCACCACGACAGACGCCGTCGCTACCGCCACCAGATTCCGGCTTCACCAATTgcagcttcttcttcttctcgaGGGCTTGACCCTTCGCTGCTAAAATCACTCCCTGTTTTCGTTTACGACGCGGAATTTTACAATCCTCCAATCGAATGCCCTGTGTGCTTGGCGGAATTTGAAAATGGAGAAACGGGTCGGGTTTTGCCCAAATGTAATCATTGTTTTCACTGTGAATGTATTGATATGTGGTTTCAGTCTCATTGTAACTGCCCGATTTGCAGAGCCCCAATTACGCCATTGGTGAAACCGATTAAAGTAACGGAAAGTGAATTAGATGGAGAAGATGAAGTTGTTATAATGGTGGATGAATCTGTAATCGAAGAAGTACAGAACTGTGAATCGTCGCAGTTTGACGATGGAAGAAAATCTATTGGGATGATTGTTATTGCTGCGAGTTGA